The following are encoded together in the Myxococcales bacterium genome:
- a CDS encoding efflux RND transporter permease subunit, which produces MGALSFIVGWSLRNRAAVLVATLLLVVVGVWSAMTLPVDAVPDVTTKQVQIITSAPALSPVEVEQYVTTPVERSLAGIPHTTEVRSISKYGISVVTVVFEDGVDIYFARQLVAERMREMDDSVPPAFGRPEMGPISSGLGEIFQFTVTNDKLSLMQLEEMLDWQIAPVLRTVPGVVELNSFGGEDKQYQVVLDPRRLQAAGVSIAEVVAALEKSNANAGGGYIEHAGEHFVIGTNGLVRSLEDLRGVVIGATPQGVPITIATVGDVQFGPRLRRGAASKDGKGEVVVGVTMMLMGENARVVTNGVKAKLAELQSSLPAGTHIESFYDRSVLVERTIRTVGINLLEGAALVILVLLLLLGDLRAGLVVATTIPLSLLFAVIVMRMTGLSGNLMSLGAIDFGLIVDGAVIIVENAARHLSKEAQRLGRAPTSAERLALIRSSTLEVRSASVFGELIIAIVYLPILALTGIEGKLFQPMATTVLLALAGAFVLSMTLVPVLTSLLLEPRAEHSETWFLRAASRAFAPLLRASLRHRAVVVTASLLLLIAGGIGFTRLGAEFVPQLDEGDLLVEARRLPGVALSESVATDARLQKAILTVPEVLHVVSKTGAPELAVDPMGIEQTDVYIALKPPSEWRRGLQKTDLAAQISRAIDAAVPDVVGSLSQPIEMRTNELVAGIRSDAALLIYGADLERLAQLGEEAAQLIRGVAGAEDVRVEQVAGLRYLRVVPDRNKLARYGLTIDDVNQATETVAVGHQTGHVLEGDRRFGIVLKTRHGFTGDLAPLRALPLKSLSGQIVPLGDVAELRFETGPAQISREAQSRRLSVEFNVRGRDLSSVVRDAQSVISAKLARPTGYRLSWGGQYRHYADAKLRLSLVVPLALGLILFLLWMAFRSGRAAALIFLGVPFAVVGGVALLLLRGIPFSISAGVGFIALFGVAVLNGLVLVSFARQEQAAGATAADAIEAAARLRLRPVLTTALVAAFGFLPMALSTAPGSEVQRPLATVVIGGVVTATLLTLLVLPVLYAWWGRLESSAGTQIEDNS; this is translated from the coding sequence GTGGGCGCGCTGTCGTTCATCGTGGGCTGGTCGCTGCGAAACCGGGCGGCAGTGCTCGTTGCCACCTTGTTATTGGTCGTCGTCGGCGTTTGGTCGGCGATGACGCTACCGGTCGACGCGGTCCCGGACGTCACGACGAAACAGGTTCAGATCATCACCTCGGCGCCAGCGCTGTCGCCCGTCGAGGTCGAGCAATACGTGACCACGCCCGTCGAGCGTTCTTTGGCGGGCATACCCCACACGACCGAGGTTCGCTCCATCTCCAAGTACGGGATCTCGGTGGTGACTGTGGTGTTCGAAGACGGCGTCGACATCTACTTCGCCCGACAGCTGGTTGCGGAACGCATGCGGGAGATGGACGACTCGGTGCCGCCGGCCTTCGGCCGCCCAGAGATGGGGCCGATTTCATCGGGTCTTGGCGAGATTTTTCAGTTCACGGTCACGAACGACAAACTCTCGCTGATGCAACTCGAGGAAATGCTCGACTGGCAGATCGCGCCCGTCCTGCGCACGGTCCCGGGGGTTGTCGAGCTCAACAGTTTTGGCGGCGAAGACAAGCAGTACCAGGTCGTACTGGATCCAAGACGCCTGCAAGCAGCCGGCGTGTCGATTGCCGAAGTCGTGGCAGCGCTGGAGAAGTCCAACGCCAACGCCGGCGGCGGCTACATAGAGCACGCCGGCGAACACTTTGTCATCGGAACGAACGGTCTGGTGCGAAGCCTGGAAGATCTGCGCGGCGTGGTGATCGGAGCCACGCCCCAAGGGGTTCCCATCACGATTGCGACGGTGGGGGACGTGCAATTCGGCCCGCGACTCCGCCGCGGCGCCGCGTCCAAGGATGGCAAGGGTGAGGTCGTGGTCGGTGTCACCATGATGCTGATGGGGGAGAACGCCCGGGTCGTCACCAACGGCGTCAAGGCCAAGTTGGCCGAACTCCAGTCGTCACTGCCGGCCGGAACACACATCGAATCGTTCTACGACCGCTCGGTGCTCGTCGAGCGCACCATTCGCACCGTCGGCATCAACCTGCTGGAGGGTGCTGCACTCGTCATACTGGTGCTGCTGCTCCTGCTCGGGGATCTACGCGCGGGGCTGGTGGTGGCGACCACGATCCCACTCTCCTTGCTGTTCGCGGTCATCGTGATGCGGATGACGGGGCTCAGTGGCAATTTGATGAGCCTCGGCGCCATCGACTTCGGGTTGATCGTCGATGGTGCCGTGATCATCGTCGAGAATGCGGCCCGCCACCTGTCCAAGGAAGCGCAGCGGCTGGGCCGAGCGCCGACCAGCGCCGAACGTCTAGCACTGATCCGAAGTTCCACCCTGGAAGTTCGCTCCGCCAGCGTGTTCGGCGAGTTGATCATCGCCATCGTCTACCTGCCGATCCTCGCCCTGACCGGGATCGAAGGAAAGTTGTTCCAGCCGATGGCAACCACGGTGTTGCTGGCCCTCGCTGGAGCGTTCGTGCTGTCGATGACCTTGGTCCCCGTGCTCACGAGTCTGCTGCTCGAGCCACGGGCAGAGCATTCCGAGACCTGGTTTCTCCGCGCCGCGTCCCGCGCGTTTGCGCCGTTGCTCCGCGCGAGCCTGCGCCATCGGGCGGTCGTGGTCACCGCGTCCTTGCTGCTATTGATCGCTGGAGGCATTGGGTTCACCCGGCTCGGCGCCGAATTCGTGCCTCAGCTGGACGAAGGTGACTTGCTGGTCGAGGCCCGCAGGCTCCCGGGGGTCGCGCTGTCGGAGTCGGTCGCCACTGATGCTCGACTGCAGAAAGCCATACTGACAGTTCCCGAAGTGCTGCATGTCGTCAGCAAGACGGGAGCCCCGGAGCTGGCCGTCGACCCCATGGGGATCGAACAGACGGACGTCTATATTGCACTGAAGCCCCCATCAGAGTGGCGGCGCGGGCTGCAAAAGACCGACCTCGCCGCGCAAATCTCCCGAGCCATCGACGCGGCTGTGCCCGACGTCGTCGGATCGCTCTCACAGCCCATCGAGATGCGCACGAACGAGCTCGTGGCCGGGATCCGCTCCGACGCCGCGCTGCTCATCTATGGCGCTGACCTGGAGCGGCTGGCGCAGCTGGGTGAGGAGGCCGCGCAGCTCATTCGTGGCGTCGCAGGCGCAGAGGATGTGCGCGTCGAGCAAGTTGCCGGGCTGCGTTACCTGCGCGTCGTTCCCGACCGGAACAAGCTGGCGCGTTACGGCTTGACGATCGATGACGTCAACCAGGCAACCGAAACCGTGGCGGTCGGCCACCAGACCGGGCATGTGCTCGAGGGTGATCGTCGTTTTGGCATCGTGCTCAAGACCCGGCACGGGTTCACCGGCGACCTGGCCCCACTCCGCGCGCTCCCGCTCAAGTCGCTCAGCGGGCAGATCGTGCCTCTCGGAGACGTGGCCGAGCTTCGGTTCGAGACGGGGCCTGCCCAGATCAGCCGCGAGGCGCAGTCCCGTCGGCTCAGCGTCGAATTCAATGTCCGCGGCCGAGATCTCTCCTCGGTGGTTCGAGACGCGCAAAGCGTCATCTCCGCCAAGCTGGCCCGACCTACGGGTTATCGCCTCAGCTGGGGCGGGCAGTATCGACACTACGCTGACGCAAAACTCCGCTTGTCACTGGTGGTCCCACTGGCACTCGGCCTGATCCTGTTCCTGCTGTGGATGGCGTTCCGTTCGGGCCGCGCAGCTGCGCTGATCTTCCTCGGAGTTCCGTTCGCTGTCGTCGGGGGCGTTGCGCTGCTGCTCCTCCGCGGGATCCCATTCTCGATCTCCGCCGGCGTCGGTTTCATCGCGCTGTTCGGAGTCGCGGTGCTGAACGGCCTGGTACTCGTCTCGTTCGCACGGCAAGAGCAGGCGGCGGGTGCAACCGCTGCCGACGCCATCGAAGCCGCCGCCCGACTCAGGCTGCGCCCCGTGCTCACGACGGCCCTCGTGGCGGCCTTCGGATTTCTGCCGATGGCACTCTCGACAGCGCCTGGCTCCGAGGTCCAACGGCCGCTCGCCACCGTGGTCATCGGTGGGGTCGTCACGGCGACCTTGTTGACACTGTTGGTGCTCCCGGTGCTGTACGCGTGGTGGGGGCGGCTGGAGAGCTCCGCCGGAACTCAGATCGAAGACAACTCGTGA
- a CDS encoding efflux RND transporter periplasmic adaptor subunit, with translation MTKRCLLALGALAVACNRPAPPDGHGEPVGSAPAPSSHEEPHAEVPTRVALSTEVMEAAGIKTLRIRRSRLDAGLSLPGEIVADPDRSARIASPVAGRIERVEFREGDSVKKGQLLAVLRVPEVGRLRASQTIAMTKSKTARANAQRLRALVGKGLAAEQQALDAETEADSLDAEATGLRSQLAALGSGGAASVTLRAPVSGTVLSRDAIVGQPVGTEHTLGSIADLSEVWFVGRVFEKDLGRLRVGASADVDLNAYAKRSFSGSLEYIGQQVDPVARTLTARVRLKNPEAVLRIGLFGAARVAADGNEAGAEVLAVPHAALTEIAGKTAVFVRHGEFEFERHDVTVGRSGVGSTEIVAGLSDGEVIVVEGVFAVKSALLRSTLLEEEH, from the coding sequence ATGACCAAGCGCTGTCTGTTGGCCCTGGGTGCGCTCGCCGTCGCCTGCAACCGGCCGGCACCTCCCGACGGCCACGGGGAGCCCGTCGGTTCCGCGCCCGCCCCTTCCTCCCACGAGGAGCCGCATGCAGAAGTCCCGACGAGAGTCGCACTCTCCACGGAAGTGATGGAGGCCGCGGGGATCAAGACCTTGCGCATCCGACGCTCGCGACTGGACGCCGGGCTCTCGTTACCAGGAGAGATCGTCGCCGACCCCGACCGCAGCGCCCGGATTGCCTCTCCGGTGGCGGGTCGCATCGAACGCGTCGAATTCCGCGAGGGTGACTCGGTGAAAAAGGGGCAACTGCTGGCGGTGCTCCGCGTGCCGGAGGTCGGTCGCCTCCGCGCGAGCCAGACCATCGCCATGACAAAGAGCAAGACGGCGCGCGCCAATGCGCAGCGCCTCCGAGCTCTGGTCGGCAAGGGGCTGGCCGCCGAGCAACAGGCCTTGGACGCGGAGACCGAGGCGGACTCACTCGACGCTGAAGCAACGGGGCTTCGTTCACAGCTCGCAGCGCTCGGCAGCGGCGGTGCGGCCAGCGTCACCCTGCGCGCCCCCGTGAGCGGCACCGTTCTGTCCCGCGACGCAATCGTGGGTCAGCCAGTCGGCACCGAACACACGCTGGGAAGCATCGCGGACCTGTCCGAGGTGTGGTTCGTCGGGCGGGTCTTCGAGAAGGACCTCGGCCGTCTGCGCGTGGGCGCCAGCGCGGACGTCGACCTGAACGCCTATGCGAAGCGGAGCTTCAGCGGTTCGCTCGAGTACATTGGTCAGCAAGTCGACCCCGTCGCGCGCACGCTGACGGCCCGCGTGCGCCTGAAGAATCCGGAAGCTGTTCTGCGGATCGGCCTCTTCGGCGCCGCGCGCGTCGCCGCGGACGGGAACGAGGCCGGAGCGGAGGTCCTCGCCGTCCCCCACGCAGCGCTGACCGAGATCGCCGGCAAGACCGCCGTATTCGTTCGCCACGGCGAGTTCGAGTTCGAACGACACGACGTCACGGTGGGCCGCTCCGGAGTTGGCTCCACGGAGATCGTCGCGGGGCTGAGCGACGGCGAAGTGATCGTGGTCGAGGGAGTGTTTGCGGTCAAGAGCGCGCTACTGCGCAGCACGCTCCTGGAAGAGGAACACTGA
- a CDS encoding TolC family protein: MNGSGRVFRAVALAGCLFGARASGEPVTCKLLTRNNVATCATRASPDLVAARHGVSAADARIDAAAPWLPSRPNVAISAGRATRDATNAALAWRAELSQEIEIGGQRSARGRAARAEALAERGAADTANRDVVERALLLYFDALAAREEAALEGRAEAVAARVERATLALAERGGAAQVDADVAQAKTSQATRARLDAERRTEHTLAALASLVGLPRIEVRGSLTALPLPASLKLDPEALPEVASLRHEARAERARVEVYRRQRVPNLTLSLFVERDGYEQQVLGAGLSMPLPMPYPMVRTYGAEIRESEALALRAASRANARSRDATRRLSSATIEYRARERALLQFSAERLARTERSLSDLAAEIEGQRLPARDALLAQETLLDYLRSHIAARLAVCRASVLVRRATGKLDSGGLQ, translated from the coding sequence ATGAACGGATCGGGACGTGTGTTCCGGGCCGTCGCGCTCGCGGGTTGCCTATTTGGCGCCCGCGCGTCCGGCGAACCCGTGACCTGCAAGCTACTGACACGAAACAACGTGGCCACCTGCGCGACGCGGGCCAGCCCTGACCTCGTTGCTGCACGACACGGCGTCAGCGCCGCGGACGCGCGCATCGACGCCGCAGCTCCCTGGCTTCCTTCGCGGCCCAACGTCGCCATTTCGGCCGGGCGCGCCACCCGCGACGCCACCAACGCCGCCCTTGCGTGGCGCGCAGAGCTCAGTCAAGAGATCGAGATCGGCGGCCAGCGGAGCGCCAGAGGTCGAGCCGCACGCGCGGAGGCGCTCGCGGAGCGCGGTGCCGCCGACACCGCAAACCGTGACGTCGTCGAGCGGGCACTGCTCCTCTACTTCGACGCGCTGGCCGCGCGCGAAGAGGCCGCGCTGGAAGGCCGGGCGGAAGCCGTCGCTGCACGGGTCGAGAGGGCGACCCTGGCCCTGGCCGAACGGGGCGGCGCCGCCCAGGTCGACGCCGACGTCGCCCAGGCCAAGACGTCCCAAGCGACTCGGGCGCGGCTCGATGCCGAGCGGCGAACGGAGCACACACTGGCTGCGCTCGCGTCGCTGGTCGGACTTCCGCGCATCGAAGTCCGGGGTTCGCTGACCGCGTTGCCGCTTCCGGCCAGCCTGAAGCTCGACCCCGAGGCGCTCCCGGAGGTTGCGTCGCTTCGCCACGAGGCGCGGGCCGAACGAGCACGAGTCGAGGTCTACCGCCGCCAGCGCGTTCCGAACCTCACTCTGTCGCTGTTCGTGGAACGAGATGGCTACGAACAGCAGGTGCTCGGCGCGGGACTGTCCATGCCGTTGCCGATGCCGTACCCAATGGTGCGCACGTACGGCGCGGAAATCCGCGAGTCCGAAGCGCTCGCGCTGCGCGCCGCGAGCAGAGCCAACGCCCGCTCTCGCGACGCCACGCGACGACTCTCCTCGGCCACAATCGAATACCGAGCTCGAGAGCGGGCCCTGCTGCAATTCTCGGCGGAAAGACTGGCAAGAACCGAGCGCTCCCTCAGCGACCTCGCGGCGGAGATCGAGGGACAGCGCCTTCCGGCTCGCGACGCGCTCCTGGCTCAGGAAACCCTACTCGACTACCTCCGGTCGCACATCGCGGCGCGCCTCGCGGTCTGCCGCGCGTCCGTCTTGGTTCGGCGCGCAACAGGCAAGCTCGACTCGGGAGGCCTGCAATGA
- a CDS encoding alginate lyase family protein, with protein MAGEHTPDLRQFGLALGAVLFFAARAALRDRERAPSAWESEPMTRGMGWVLAALLAATACGSGDDGGGTSSGGSGASGGSGGASGSGSTSGGGGSGATTSGGSAGISGSAGNGGSTGGSSGAGGSGATTSGGGSGGTGGAGGTPGVSGGIWTSAAELANKPMTGAAWTTLLSDADADTSNPNASDQDDATNVRVLAAAIVYARNGDAKYKSKVVAACQKVVGTEKGGRSLAWGRETGAYAMAADLVGYRTPAFEAWLHNVADVEKCSELGITLREMFKKRPNNWGAMAFGSLTAIDRYLDDKAALKAVRDYWVLGVTGPNPGLKYDVDVSWHVNASDLRLINPKGATKQGIDIDGVIPDDMRRGASFTTGAPVFTGYPWEHLQGVLMAARVLERAGMPIWTVDDSAISRAATQLQLELGGAWVATGDDRWQLAFLDQAYGTKWAGSANVWGAGKNTGFAYVLP; from the coding sequence ATGGCAGGCGAGCATACGCCAGATCTGCGGCAGTTCGGCCTGGCGCTGGGGGCCGTGTTATTCTTCGCGGCGCGGGCGGCGCTGCGGGATCGGGAACGCGCTCCGAGCGCGTGGGAGAGTGAGCCGATGACACGTGGAATGGGCTGGGTACTGGCTGCGTTGCTCGCGGCGACCGCCTGCGGCAGTGGCGACGATGGCGGGGGCACGTCGAGCGGCGGCAGCGGCGCGAGCGGAGGCAGCGGCGGCGCGAGCGGGTCCGGAAGCACGAGCGGCGGCGGCGGCAGCGGCGCCACGACCAGCGGCGGCTCGGCAGGCATCAGCGGCTCGGCAGGCAACGGCGGCAGCACGGGCGGCTCGAGCGGCGCGGGAGGCAGCGGCGCCACGACCAGCGGCGGAGGCTCCGGAGGCACGGGCGGTGCGGGCGGCACCCCCGGCGTCAGCGGCGGGATCTGGACCAGCGCCGCCGAGCTGGCGAACAAACCGATGACGGGCGCGGCCTGGACGACGCTCCTGTCCGACGCCGACGCCGACACCTCGAATCCCAACGCTTCCGATCAGGACGACGCGACGAACGTGCGCGTGCTGGCGGCGGCCATCGTGTATGCGCGAAACGGCGACGCGAAGTACAAGAGCAAGGTCGTTGCTGCGTGTCAGAAGGTGGTCGGAACCGAGAAGGGAGGGCGCAGTCTGGCGTGGGGACGAGAGACCGGCGCCTACGCCATGGCGGCAGATCTGGTCGGTTATCGCACGCCGGCGTTCGAGGCCTGGCTGCACAACGTGGCCGATGTCGAGAAGTGCTCGGAGCTCGGCATCACGCTGCGAGAGATGTTCAAGAAGCGGCCGAACAACTGGGGCGCCATGGCGTTCGGCAGCCTGACGGCCATCGACCGTTATCTGGACGACAAGGCTGCGCTGAAAGCGGTGCGCGACTACTGGGTCCTCGGTGTCACCGGCCCGAACCCGGGCCTCAAATACGACGTGGACGTCTCGTGGCACGTGAACGCGAGTGACCTCCGGCTGATCAACCCCAAGGGCGCGACCAAACAAGGTATCGACATCGACGGAGTCATCCCCGACGACATGCGCCGTGGTGCGTCGTTCACCACGGGTGCGCCCGTGTTCACGGGTTACCCCTGGGAACACCTGCAGGGTGTGCTGATGGCAGCGCGCGTGCTCGAGCGCGCGGGAATGCCCATCTGGACCGTGGACGACTCCGCCATCTCGCGCGCCGCCACGCAGCTCCAGCTCGAGCTCGGCGGCGCCTGGGTCGCCACTGGCGACGACCGTTGGCAGCTCGCGTTCCTCGATCAAGCCTACGGCACGAAGTGGGCGGGCAGCGCGAACGTGTGGGGCGCCGGCAAGAACACGGGGTTTGCGTACGTGCTGCCGTGA
- a CDS encoding UDP-glucosyltransferase, with product MKRSIRIVNYAVNGSGTGHLTRLCAINRWLRRYAAWADVRAEIYFLTSSEADGLPLRERFAAFKLPSKSVISDAGIDKTTYLALAKQWVWHSLGLLRPDLFIVDTFPRGSFGELINALDLCKKRALVFRPMLEDFARRPDVQALLPLYDLVLVPEREGDARIVVPDAARPRTRFVGPVAVRERVELHTREQARARLGLPGAARVVYVSAGGGGDTGAERHLGRALAALLAADPSLHVVAGAGPLYRGAVPRDPRITWLVNESAAEHAHAFDVAVTAAGYNTFTELMLAGVPTVFVPQRKIADDQAERALRAVRAGAGRMLESEAGDADVVAAVTELLEPSVARKASLAARGLMPKNCARNAAAELLRLCLPASEVDRAEAAVGDALLQHARGLGVGEDTLVELMHVLDGDGGRNSPARELGDLLARSAALLERAQSFGVSEQAVVELGRGLMRRATCSDVPARQAVIGEALEHHVGSAAAASPAEPKQ from the coding sequence GTGAAGCGCTCCATCAGGATCGTGAACTACGCCGTCAACGGCTCGGGCACCGGCCACCTGACGCGTCTCTGCGCCATCAACCGCTGGCTTCGGCGTTACGCAGCCTGGGCCGACGTGCGCGCCGAGATCTATTTCCTGACCTCGAGCGAGGCGGACGGACTGCCGCTCCGCGAGCGTTTTGCGGCCTTCAAGCTGCCGTCGAAGTCCGTGATTTCCGACGCGGGGATCGACAAAACCACCTACCTCGCCCTCGCCAAACAGTGGGTCTGGCACTCGCTGGGGCTCTTGCGTCCCGACCTGTTCATCGTCGATACGTTCCCCCGCGGCTCCTTCGGGGAGCTGATCAACGCCCTCGACCTGTGCAAGAAGCGCGCGCTGGTGTTCCGGCCAATGCTCGAGGATTTTGCCCGGCGTCCCGACGTTCAGGCGCTCTTGCCACTCTACGATCTGGTGCTGGTTCCGGAGCGCGAAGGAGACGCACGCATCGTGGTTCCGGACGCTGCCCGGCCGCGCACCCGCTTCGTGGGGCCGGTAGCGGTGCGGGAGCGTGTGGAGCTTCACACGCGCGAACAGGCGCGCGCGCGGCTGGGACTGCCCGGCGCCGCGCGGGTCGTGTACGTGTCGGCAGGGGGTGGCGGGGACACGGGCGCCGAGCGGCACCTCGGACGGGCGCTCGCCGCGCTGCTCGCTGCGGATCCATCACTGCACGTGGTCGCCGGGGCGGGTCCTCTCTATCGAGGTGCCGTGCCGCGGGACCCACGCATCACCTGGCTGGTCAACGAGTCAGCGGCCGAGCACGCTCACGCCTTCGACGTTGCGGTGACCGCGGCCGGTTACAACACCTTCACGGAGCTGATGCTCGCGGGAGTACCGACCGTCTTCGTTCCACAGCGCAAGATCGCTGACGATCAGGCGGAGCGCGCGCTGCGTGCGGTGCGCGCGGGCGCGGGTCGTATGCTCGAGAGCGAGGCGGGGGACGCTGACGTGGTGGCGGCGGTGACCGAGCTGCTAGAGCCCTCGGTCGCCCGAAAGGCGTCGTTGGCCGCCCGGGGCCTCATGCCCAAAAATTGCGCGCGCAACGCGGCGGCGGAGCTACTCAGGCTGTGTTTGCCAGCGAGCGAGGTCGATCGCGCCGAAGCGGCGGTCGGTGATGCGCTGCTCCAGCACGCCCGCGGGCTCGGCGTGGGGGAAGACACGCTGGTCGAGCTGATGCACGTGCTCGACGGCGACGGCGGGCGAAACTCTCCGGCGCGGGAGCTCGGCGATCTGCTCGCGCGGAGCGCAGCGCTGCTCGAACGAGCACAGAGCTTCGGGGTTTCGGAGCAGGCGGTGGTCGAGCTCGGGCGCGGCCTGATGCGGCGCGCGACCTGCTCGGACGTGCCCGCGCGTCAGGCCGTGATCGGTGAGGCGCTCGAACATCACGTTGGGTCGGCCGCGGCCGCGTCGCCTGCGGAGCCGAAGCAGTGA
- a CDS encoding radical SAM protein, which yields MKQPSLALAGLDRGQVLTGPATLHVDITNSCNTNCITCWDHSPLLTIGRSSGWKRRKLEVVLLEQLLDDVRGLGALKHVILSGMGEPFTHPDVYRMIEAVKSRDLQLTIITNLVAADAERVLELGVDQLLIGIHAASEGAYRAFHPSFQADEWARLHAALARFRAADRRFKHVQVVCETNAHELPEMVELAAEYRAFAVNFKLASLADGSEACRISDTKRARLTEELVPRARELARELQVTTNLDVFEEQLRAGGAATAAIADVGCFMGQVYSRVTVDGTVLYCCNTEVVVGHLAEARFSELWSGSAWNALRARLRRGEYFDGCHQCGKLNQNVALRARFAKEFGEARALAVTGRGAVS from the coding sequence GTGAAACAACCGTCGCTCGCGCTGGCTGGGCTGGATCGGGGGCAGGTGCTGACTGGTCCAGCCACGCTGCACGTCGACATCACCAATTCCTGCAACACGAACTGCATCACCTGCTGGGATCACTCGCCGCTCTTGACGATCGGCCGGAGCAGCGGCTGGAAGCGCCGCAAGCTCGAGGTCGTACTGCTCGAGCAACTGCTCGACGACGTGCGCGGATTGGGCGCGCTGAAACACGTGATCTTGAGCGGCATGGGCGAGCCGTTCACCCACCCGGACGTGTACCGGATGATCGAGGCGGTAAAGTCCCGGGATTTGCAGCTCACCATCATCACCAACCTGGTCGCCGCGGACGCGGAGCGTGTGCTCGAGCTCGGCGTGGATCAGCTGCTGATCGGCATTCACGCGGCCAGTGAGGGCGCCTACCGCGCGTTCCATCCGAGCTTTCAGGCGGACGAGTGGGCACGCCTCCACGCCGCGCTCGCGCGCTTCCGTGCCGCCGATCGCCGGTTCAAACACGTGCAGGTCGTGTGTGAGACCAACGCGCACGAACTGCCGGAGATGGTGGAGCTGGCGGCCGAGTACCGGGCGTTCGCCGTCAACTTCAAGCTGGCGAGCCTCGCGGACGGCAGCGAGGCCTGCCGGATCTCCGACACCAAGCGCGCTCGTTTGACCGAGGAGCTGGTGCCCCGGGCGCGGGAGCTGGCTCGCGAGCTTCAGGTGACCACGAACCTCGACGTGTTCGAGGAGCAGCTCCGCGCAGGTGGGGCGGCCACCGCCGCGATCGCCGACGTGGGTTGTTTCATGGGGCAGGTGTACTCGCGGGTGACGGTGGATGGCACGGTGCTCTACTGTTGCAACACCGAGGTCGTGGTCGGGCACCTGGCCGAGGCTCGTTTCAGCGAGCTCTGGAGTGGGTCGGCGTGGAACGCTCTCAGGGCGCGGCTGCGGCGCGGTGAATACTTCGACGGCTGCCATCAGTGCGGCAAGCTCAACCAGAACGTCGCGCTCAGGGCGCGCTTCGCCAAAGAGTTCGGTGAGGCACGCGCGCTGGCCGTCACCGGTCGCGGGGCAGTCTCGTGA
- a CDS encoding radical SAM protein, with product MKRKPTVEWQVCGVCNYDCSYCIQSKKYRVGQPSDADIDGFISFFADLPGRWEIKMTGGEPFAFRGFMARIVPGLLERTPHVLSVLTNLSAPLAVLERFAIETRGRLGIVSASLHLEFADIPSFVEKAARFRELIDPAARLVVNAVLVPGRLDRVAEARVALEAEGLALFPQLMKTKTGVFDYDSDDRVRLRTLVGDEPTPRSANLSPSYRGLSCWAGTEYFVLTQTGEAWSCRTAKRFSQGRLGNVLDGSFSLGGGPLPCSYDICPCTVPANRGMIEGVSP from the coding sequence GTGAAACGCAAACCCACCGTCGAGTGGCAGGTGTGCGGTGTCTGCAACTACGACTGCAGCTACTGCATTCAGAGCAAGAAATATCGCGTCGGGCAGCCTTCGGACGCCGACATCGACGGGTTCATCTCGTTCTTTGCCGACCTGCCGGGTCGCTGGGAGATCAAGATGACGGGCGGCGAGCCCTTTGCGTTCCGGGGGTTCATGGCGCGCATCGTGCCGGGCCTCCTGGAGCGCACACCCCACGTGCTCTCGGTCCTCACCAACCTCTCCGCACCGCTCGCCGTGCTCGAACGTTTTGCCATCGAGACACGCGGCCGGCTCGGCATCGTGAGCGCCAGCCTGCACCTCGAGTTTGCGGACATCCCGAGCTTCGTGGAGAAGGCAGCGCGCTTTCGCGAGCTCATCGACCCAGCCGCGCGGTTGGTCGTCAACGCCGTGCTCGTGCCGGGGCGCCTCGACCGGGTGGCGGAGGCGAGGGTCGCCCTCGAGGCCGAGGGGCTGGCTCTATTTCCGCAGCTGATGAAGACCAAGACCGGTGTCTTCGACTACGACAGCGACGATCGCGTGCGGCTGCGCACGCTGGTGGGGGATGAGCCGACGCCGCGCTCGGCGAACCTCTCGCCGAGCTACCGCGGTCTCTCGTGCTGGGCGGGGACTGAATACTTCGTGCTGACTCAGACTGGCGAGGCCTGGAGCTGTCGCACCGCCAAGCGATTCAGCCAGGGACGTCTAGGCAACGTGCTCGACGGCAGTTTCAGCCTGGGCGGCGGACCCTTGCCCTGCAGCTACGACATCTGCCCCTGCACGGTGCCGGCAAATCGCGGCATGATCGAGGGCGTCTCCCCGTGA